The following are encoded in a window of Magnolia sinica isolate HGM2019 chromosome 11, MsV1, whole genome shotgun sequence genomic DNA:
- the LOC131219117 gene encoding probable inactive leucine-rich repeat receptor kinase XIAO, which translates to MCTVHYNSSFANLPPTFPFLSSSKKACMLPVIMSSSQLPFHLRLLLLLLISSLSPFVHPMTHPSDVSALISFKSSITPSSIPSWSCLATWNFSFDPCSSPRRNHFVCGLTCTPDSARVVALVLDPAGYSGTLSPLLSRLSQLNHLDLSDNSFHGQIPSSLSTLANLQTLTLRSNSFSGNLPPFSKLPSLQSIDISHNALSGTIPYSVTTLTGLRFLDLSFNSLVGSIPKLPPNLVELALKGNSLSGPLLEDSFKGLNELEVLELSSNRVSGTLKGWLFRLPSIQQIDLANNSLTRVEVWSTNGGDSDLVAVDLGFNKLEGYLPVNFGTFPRLSALSLRYNLFRWSIPGEYGKGSMRRLFLDGNFLNGRVPDGFLRGETTVSGSFADNCLEGCPSSVQLCLPSQKPASVCKQAYSRKPRSINSPPW; encoded by the coding sequence ATGTGCACAGTACATTATAATTCTTCTTTTGCCAATCTTCCTCCCACATTTCCATTTCTCTCTTCCTCAAAGAAGGCGTGCATGCTACCTGTAATCATGTCTTCTTCCCAGCTTCCCTTCCATCTACGCCTCctactcctcctcctcatctcaTCTCTATCTCCATTCGTCCATCCCATGACCCACCCATCCGACGTCTCCGCGCTCATCTCCTTCAAATCCTCCATCACCCCGTCCTCCATCCCCTCATGGTCCTGCCTTGCCACGTGGAACTTCTCCTTCGACCCCTGCTCCTCCCCTCGACGCAACCACTTTGTATGCGGCCTCACCTGCACCCCCGACTCGGCCCGAGTCGTGGCACTCGTCCTCGACCCGGCTGGATACTCAGGCaccctctctcctctcctctccagaCTCTCCCAGCTCAACCACCTCGACCTCTCTGACAACTCCTTCCACGGCCAAATCCCCTCTTCCCTTTCTACCCTTGCCAATCTTCAAACCCTAACCCTCAGATCCAATTCCTTCTCGGGCAATCTCCCTCCCTTCTCCAAACTCCCATCCCTACAGTCCATCGACATTTCCCATAATGCCCTCTCGGGCACGATTCCGTATTCCGTAACTACCCTCACCGGCTTGAGATTCCTAGACCTCAGCTTCAACAGCCTGGTGGGGTCCATTCCCAAACTGCCCCCCAATTTAGTAGAGCTCGCTCTTAAGGGGAATTCCCTATCCGGGCCTCTTCTAGAAGATTCCTTCAAAGGTCTGAACGAGCTGGAGGTGTTGGAGTTGAGTTCCAACAGGGTGAGCGGGACGCTGAAAGGATGGCTCTTTCGCCTTCCATCAATCCAACAGATCGACTTGGCCAACAACAGCTTGACACGTGTCGAGGTCTGGAGCACCAACGGCGGGGACAGCGACCTGGTGGCCGTGGATCTGGGGTTCAACAAGCTGGAGGGATACTTGCCAGTGAATTTTGGGACGTTTCCGCGGCTGTCGGCGCTGTCCCTCAGGTACAACCTATTCAGATGGAGCATCCCTGGGGAATACGGGAAGGGAAGCATGAGGCGGCTTTTCCTAGATGGAAATTTCTTAAATGGTAGGGTGCCGGACGGGTTTCTTAGAGGCGAGACTACTGTTTCCGGTAGCTTTGCGGACAACTGTTTGGAGGGGTGCCCAAGTTCGGTGCAGTTATGCTTGCCCTCACAAAAGCCGGCTTCAGTGTGCAAGCAGGCGTACAGTAGAAAGCCGCGCTCTATAAATTCACCGCCTTGGTAG